A single region of the Gossypium arboreum isolate Shixiya-1 chromosome 12, ASM2569848v2, whole genome shotgun sequence genome encodes:
- the LOC108476830 gene encoding uncharacterized protein LOC108476830 — MAPFSLRSRLQASALSKRRLKSKAKHGRKGMKNMAESFKRLKSEMEEISEEQKNIREGQRQVKEKFGIIESECQELKRETRLIIQQSARTQVKLALMFRILKAREAGELNTAATLTEMLREIVGREREESKADI; from the exons ATGGCTCCATTCTCTTTACGTAGCCGTCTTCAGGCTTCTGCGCTAAGCAAGAGGCGTCTCAAATCCAAAGCCAAgcat GGGAGGAAAGGGATGAAGAACATGGCGGAAAGCTTCAAAAGATTGAAATCTGAAATGGAAGAAATAAGCGAGGAACAAAAGAATATCAGGGAAGGGCAAAGGCAAGTTAAAGAAAAATTCGGAATCATCGAATCCGAGTGCcaggaattgaagagggaaactAGGCTCATAATCCAGCAAAGTGCCAGAACTCAG GTTAAACTTGCTCTTATGTTCCGCATACTGAAAGCAAGGGAAGCCGGCGAGTTGAATACCGCTGCCACTCTCACTGAAATGCTCCG TGAAATAGTAGGAAGAGAGAGGGAGGAAAGCAAAGCTGACATCTGA